One genomic window of Corticium candelabrum chromosome 9, ooCorCand1.1, whole genome shotgun sequence includes the following:
- the LOC134184810 gene encoding phosphomevalonate kinase-like isoform X1: MEPMGNPLVVLILSGKRKSGKDYVASYIQESLGDKCVIMRLSAPLKTQYAKDHGLDVERLLDASEYKEKYRKDMIQWGEEMRRIDSGYFCLLAIQQVSDYDRYPVWLISDGRRPSDLIYFQTRYPTVTIRICASEATRMSRGWVYTVGVDDVESECALDGIAQWDFIVHNDADKEQLESHFEPLLCKIRGHIANGIRWEKEII, translated from the exons ATGGAACCAATGGGCAATCCGTTGGTCGTTCTTATCCTGAGCGGTAAACGAAAGAGCGGAAAGGATTACGTTGCATCTTATATACAAGAAAG tctAGGAGATAAGTGTGTGATCATGAGACTCTCTGCTCCTCTCAAAACACAATACGCAAAG GATCATGGACTGGATGTGGAGCGTCTCTTAGATGCATCTGAGTATAAAGAGAAATATCGTAAAGATATGATCCAATGGGGAGAAGAAATGCGTCGTATAGACTCGGGATATTTTTGTCTTCTTGCGATCCAGCAAGTGTCTGATTATGATCGATACCCGGTGTGGCTCATCTCAGATGGCAGACGGCCAAGTGACTTGATTTATTTTCAAACACGATATCCAACAGTGACCATAAGGATATGTGCAAGTGAAGCTACTCGGATGTCACGTGGATGGGTGTATACAGTGGGAGTGGATGATGTTGAATCTGAGTGTGCATTGGATGGTATCGCTCAATGGGATTTCATTGTTCACAATGACGCAGACAAAGAGCAGCTGGAAAGTCATTTTGAACCCTTGCTGTGTAAAATCAGAGGTCATATAGCCAATGGTATAAGATGGGAAAAGGAAATTATATGA
- the LOC134184810 gene encoding phosphomevalonate kinase-like isoform X2 gives MRLSAPLKTQYAKDHGLDVERLLDASEYKEKYRKDMIQWGEEMRRIDSGYFCLLAIQQVSDYDRYPVWLISDGRRPSDLIYFQTRYPTVTIRICASEATRMSRGWVYTVGVDDVESECALDGIAQWDFIVHNDADKEQLESHFEPLLCKIRGHIANGIRWEKEII, from the exons ATGAGACTCTCTGCTCCTCTCAAAACACAATACGCAAAG GATCATGGACTGGATGTGGAGCGTCTCTTAGATGCATCTGAGTATAAAGAGAAATATCGTAAAGATATGATCCAATGGGGAGAAGAAATGCGTCGTATAGACTCGGGATATTTTTGTCTTCTTGCGATCCAGCAAGTGTCTGATTATGATCGATACCCGGTGTGGCTCATCTCAGATGGCAGACGGCCAAGTGACTTGATTTATTTTCAAACACGATATCCAACAGTGACCATAAGGATATGTGCAAGTGAAGCTACTCGGATGTCACGTGGATGGGTGTATACAGTGGGAGTGGATGATGTTGAATCTGAGTGTGCATTGGATGGTATCGCTCAATGGGATTTCATTGTTCACAATGACGCAGACAAAGAGCAGCTGGAAAGTCATTTTGAACCCTTGCTGTGTAAAATCAGAGGTCATATAGCCAATGGTATAAGATGGGAAAAGGAAATTATATGA